The following proteins are encoded in a genomic region of Zea mays cultivar B73 chromosome 9, Zm-B73-REFERENCE-NAM-5.0, whole genome shotgun sequence:
- the LOC103640165 gene encoding protein ROLLING AND ERECT LEAF 2, protein MGCAASRLEDEEAVKMCRDRRDLIKQALEQHNLFASSPWDFFWNPFSSLDSFTYPRPRSSYDNVVTDDELVRLQRVREEEGIPELEEEDDECQEHVQMDRKEEKEEHDNADDDEDDDEDDGEECEHSDECMVSNVNFDANMKQETKGFESKGIQCTEAPEPCKTVELEIKAHKKELMRNRVANAEETPGFIVYLNRRPASLVEAMKDIDCQFSGICDAARKISVMLDASRAQYSTSNDLSAKMLNPVALLRSASSHSSSSRFLLAPSSSIDDLFDNETSSCYSEESCSTMSGSHHSTLDRLYTWEKKLYKEVKAGERLRIEYEKRLTHLRNQDVKGEEPTSVDKTCAALRSLHTRLKVSIHTVQSVSRRIEILRDEELHPQLMELILDTETISKHDVIRDFPSHLL, encoded by the exons ATGGGATGTGCTGCTTCCAGGTTAGAAGATGAGGAGGCTGTCAAGATGTGCCGGGACAGAAGGGACTTGATCAAGCAGGCACTGGAGCAGCACAACCTATTTGCATCTTCACCGTGGGACTTCTTCTGGAACCCATTCTCATCACTGGACAGCTTTACATATCCCCGCCCTCGGAGTAGCTATGACAATGTGGTCACTGATGATGAACTCGTGAGGTTACAACGGGTACGAGAGGAGGAAGGAATCCCAGAACTTGAAGAGGAAGATGATGAGTGTCAAGAGCATGTACAGATGGAcagaaaagaggaaaaagaagagCACGACAAtgcagatgatgatgaagacgatgatgaagacgatggcgAGGAATGTGAGCATTCAGATGAGTGTATGGTTTCTAATGTGAATTTCGATGCCAATATGAAGCAAGAAACAAAGGGATTTGAATCCAAAGGTATTCAGTGTACTGAAGCACCAGAACCTTGCAAGACAGTAGAACTTGAGATAAAGGCACACAAGAAAGAGTTGATGAGAAACAGAGTAGCAAATGCAGAAGAAACTCCTGGTTTCATAGTATATCTGAATCGAAGGCCAGCAAGCTTGGTTGAGGCCATGAAGGATATCGACTGTCAGTTCTCAGGGATATGTGACGCTGCTCGGAAAATCTCAGTAATGTTGGATGCAAGTAGAGCTCAGTACTCAACCTCAAACGATCTTTCTG CGAAGATGCTGAACCCAGTTGCACTTTTGCGTTCTGCGTCATCCCATTCATCATCATCTCGTTTCCTTCTTGCTCCCTCTAGCTCAATAGATGATCTCTTTGACAATGAGACTAGCAGCTGCTACTCTGAAGAATCTTGCAGTACCATGTCTGGAAGTCACCACTCTACCTTGGATAGACTCTATACATGGGAGAAGAAATTATACAAAGAAGTAAAG GCAGGTGAGCGGTTAAGAATCGAGTATGAGAAGAGGCTGACACATTTGAGGAACCAAGATGTGAAAGGCGAAGAACCTACCTCTGTTGATAAGACTTGTGCAGCATTGAGAAGCTTGCATACTCGGCTGAAGGTGTCAATACACACAGTTCAGTCGGTATCAAGGAGGATTGAAATTCTAAGGGATGAGGAGCTGCATCCTCAGCTTATGGAGTTGATTCTGGACACGGAGACGATCAGCAAGCACGACGTGATCAGGGATTTTCCTTCGCATCTCCTGTAG
- the LOC118473460 gene encoding ATP-dependent DNA helicase PIF1-like yields the protein MQLEYLKDRAILTPTNDIVDSINEYIVSLIPEETKEYLSCDKVIKAPNTHESYDLLYPVEFLNTLNGNSFPQHRIVLKKGTPIMLLRNLNQSEGLCNGTRLIITSLGDKVIEGQIMTGTHKSKIVIIPRISLTLKNTRWPFVLQRRQYPIKVCYAMTINKSQGQTLSKVGVYLKKPVFTHGQLYVAISRVTSQNGLFILIEDDSGNCSTKTRNIVYKEVFTRITIQGING from the coding sequence ATGCAGCTTGAGTATTTGAAAGATCGTGCCATATTGACTCCTACTAATGATATAGTTGATTCCATAAATGAATACATTGTGTCTCTTATCcctgaagagacaaaagagtatttAAGCTGTGACAAAGTCATCAAAGCTCCCAATACTCATGAATCTTATGACCTTTTATATCCTGTTGAATTTTTGAATACATTGAATGGAAATAGCTTTCCACAACATCGAATAGTCCTAAAAAAGGGTACACCAATTATGCTTCTCAGAAATCTTAACCAATCAGAAGGTCTATGCAACGGTACAAGATTAATTATAACATCTTTGGGTGACAAAGTTATTGAAGGTCAGATAATGACAGGTACTCATAAATCAAAAATTGTGATAATACCTCGTATATCATTGACATTAAAGAATACAAGATGGCCATTTGTTCTACAAAGACGCCAATACCCTATAAAGGTATGCTATGCAATGACAATTAATAAGAGCCAAGGACAAACACTTTCAAAAGTTGGGGTATATCTGAAGAAACCAGTTTTCACACATGGACAATTATATGTTGCAATATCAAGAGTTACATCACAAAATGGTCTTTTTATCCTTATCGAAGATGATTCAGGCAATTGCAGTACTAAGACTCGAAACATAGTGTACAAAGAGGTCTTCACACGTATTACTATACAAGGCATTAATGGATAG